The following coding sequences lie in one Mesorhizobium sp. DCY119 genomic window:
- a CDS encoding DNA-3-methyladenine glycosylase, with amino-acid sequence MRRITSLDDIADGLDALCIIDPRLTAVRAMAGEVPLRLSEPGFVSLASIIVSQQVSRASADAIFGRLVKLVDPLTPQALLDAGEDMFREAGLSRPKQRTLLAVSQAVRDGLDLHHLCGLDAEEAIGHMTAVSGIGPWTAEVYLLFSAGHPDIFPARDVALQTAVGQALGVDPRPGEKALIALAESWAPWRGVAARLFWSYYRETRGRDAAPPVDMPKKA; translated from the coding sequence ATGCGCCGCATCACCTCGCTTGACGACATTGCCGACGGGCTCGACGCGCTTTGCATCATCGACCCACGTCTGACGGCGGTGCGCGCGATGGCCGGAGAGGTGCCGTTGCGGCTGTCGGAGCCGGGCTTCGTCAGCCTCGCGTCGATCATCGTTTCGCAGCAGGTGTCGCGGGCAAGCGCCGACGCCATCTTCGGACGGCTGGTGAAGCTGGTCGATCCGCTGACGCCGCAGGCCCTGCTCGATGCCGGCGAGGACATGTTTCGCGAGGCCGGACTGTCGCGGCCCAAGCAGCGCACCCTGCTCGCCGTCTCGCAGGCCGTGCGCGACGGGCTCGACCTGCACCATCTCTGCGGACTCGATGCGGAGGAGGCGATCGGTCACATGACGGCGGTGTCCGGCATCGGCCCCTGGACGGCGGAAGTCTATCTTCTGTTCTCGGCCGGGCACCCCGACATCTTCCCGGCACGCGACGTCGCCCTGCAGACGGCGGTGGGGCAGGCGCTCGGCGTCGACCCCCGTCCGGGCGAGAAAGCGCTCATCGCGCTGGCCGAATCATGGGCGCCCTGGAGAGGGGTCGCGGCACGGCTTTTTTGGTCCTACTACCGCGAAACACGAGGTCGTGACGCCGCACCGCCGGTCGATATGCCAAAAAAAGCCTGA
- a CDS encoding electron transfer flavoprotein subunit beta/FixA family protein, protein MKVLVPVKRVVDYNVKIRVKSDGSGVELANVKMSMNPFDEIAVEEAIRLKEAGKVEEIIVVSIGPQQAQETLRTALAMGADRAILVKVDGEVEPLGVAKVLKGVVEAEQPGLVILGKQAIDDDANQTGQMLSALLGWSQGTFASKVEIAGDKAKVTREVDGGLQTVELKLPAIVTTDLRLNQPRYASLPNIMKAKKKPLDEKTAADFGADVTPRLKVVKTEEPGGRKAGVKVKDVAELVSSLKSAGVI, encoded by the coding sequence ATGAAAGTTCTCGTGCCCGTTAAGCGGGTTGTCGACTACAACGTGAAGATCCGTGTGAAGTCGGACGGCTCGGGTGTCGAGCTTGCGAATGTGAAGATGTCGATGAACCCGTTCGACGAGATCGCGGTCGAAGAGGCGATCCGCCTGAAGGAAGCCGGCAAGGTCGAAGAGATCATCGTGGTCTCGATCGGACCCCAGCAGGCCCAGGAAACCCTGCGCACGGCACTCGCCATGGGCGCCGACCGCGCCATCCTGGTCAAGGTCGACGGCGAAGTCGAGCCGCTGGGCGTTGCCAAGGTGCTGAAGGGTGTTGTCGAGGCGGAACAGCCGGGTCTTGTCATTCTCGGCAAGCAGGCGATCGATGACGACGCCAACCAGACCGGCCAGATGCTTTCGGCACTGCTCGGCTGGAGCCAGGGCACGTTTGCTTCCAAGGTCGAGATTGCCGGCGACAAGGCCAAGGTGACGCGCGAAGTCGATGGCGGCTTGCAGACGGTGGAGCTCAAGCTTCCGGCGATCGTGACGACGGACCTGCGCCTCAACCAGCCGCGCTATGCCTCGCTGCCCAACATCATGAAGGCCAAGAAGAAGCCGCTGGACGAAAAGACCGCTGCCGATTTCGGCGCCGATGTCACGCCGCGCCTCAAGGTCGTCAAGACCGAGGAGCCAGGTGGCCGCAAGGCGGGCGTCAAGGTCAAGGACGTGGCGGAACTCGTTTCCAGCCTCAAGTCCGCCGGCGTGATCTGA
- a CDS encoding YqaA family protein, producing the protein MLRRLYDWTLSLAARKSAEWWLAFIAFVESSIFLVPADVLYLPMALSRPERAYRYAMIATVASVLGGIAGWFIGYFAYESIAKPVLEFYGKFDEFEALRTGSGMGFILLMLVTSGLAHLPPIKVVTILAGVMHVDIWLFIVSAIIARGARFFFLAWLLRRYGEPIREFIEKRLGLIAGAGAGAVILLYIVIKYVL; encoded by the coding sequence ATGCTTCGCAGACTCTACGACTGGACCCTGTCGCTGGCCGCGCGCAAATCCGCCGAATGGTGGCTCGCCTTCATCGCCTTCGTCGAAAGCTCGATCTTCCTGGTTCCGGCAGACGTGCTTTATTTGCCGATGGCGCTTTCGCGGCCCGAACGCGCCTACCGCTATGCCATGATCGCCACCGTCGCATCGGTGCTTGGTGGCATCGCCGGATGGTTCATCGGCTACTTCGCCTATGAAAGCATCGCCAAGCCGGTGCTGGAATTCTACGGCAAGTTCGATGAGTTCGAGGCGCTGCGCACCGGTTCGGGCATGGGCTTCATCCTGCTCATGCTGGTCACTTCCGGGCTGGCGCATCTGCCGCCGATCAAAGTGGTGACGATCCTGGCCGGTGTGATGCATGTCGATATCTGGCTGTTCATCGTCTCGGCGATCATCGCGCGCGGCGCGCGCTTCTTCTTCCTCGCCTGGCTGCTGCGCCGCTATGGCGAGCCGATCCGCGAGTTCATCGAAAAGCGGCTGGGGCTCATCGCCGGTGCTGGTGCCGGCGCGGTCATCCTGCTCTATATCGTGATCAAATACGTTCTCTGA
- a CDS encoding YihY/virulence factor BrkB family protein, whose protein sequence is MRKIVAIKRVLYDALGHFNYDDGWSMASHLAISALMALFPFLIFATTLASFLGAQAFSETAVHLVFDTWPEQIAAPIAREVVNVLTVQRTDLLTYGVVLAAFFASNGIEALRTSLNRAYRVTETRTFIYRRLQSLLFVLIATIGFVAISVLLVFAPLLARLAEANFEWIKPYMGTITLWRFVIASTVIVLGLVAVHFWLPAGKRRFVTIVPGIIFTLVAWLVGSTVFATYLDNFSSYVTTYAGLASIMIAVVFLYIVSAIFILGGELNASITRYLEARARVGA, encoded by the coding sequence TTGAGGAAGATCGTTGCGATCAAGCGCGTGCTTTATGACGCGCTCGGCCATTTCAACTATGACGACGGCTGGTCTATGGCCAGTCATCTGGCGATCTCGGCGCTGATGGCGCTGTTTCCTTTCCTCATCTTCGCCACCACGCTGGCAAGCTTTCTCGGCGCGCAGGCTTTTTCGGAAACCGCCGTGCATCTGGTCTTCGACACCTGGCCGGAACAGATCGCCGCCCCTATCGCCCGCGAGGTGGTCAACGTGCTGACAGTCCAGCGCACCGACCTTCTCACCTACGGTGTGGTGCTGGCCGCCTTCTTCGCTTCCAACGGCATCGAGGCGCTGCGCACCTCGCTCAACCGCGCCTATCGCGTCACCGAAACGCGCACCTTCATCTACCGGCGTCTCCAGAGCCTGCTCTTCGTGCTCATCGCCACGATCGGCTTTGTTGCCATCAGCGTGCTGCTCGTCTTTGCACCGTTGCTGGCGCGGCTGGCAGAGGCCAATTTCGAGTGGATCAAGCCCTATATGGGCACGATCACGCTGTGGCGTTTCGTGATTGCTTCAACGGTGATCGTGCTCGGCCTCGTGGCGGTGCATTTCTGGCTGCCGGCGGGCAAGCGCCGGTTCGTCACCATCGTGCCGGGCATCATCTTCACGCTCGTGGCCTGGCTTGTCGGCTCGACGGTTTTCGCGACCTATCTCGACAATTTCTCGTCCTATGTGACGACCTATGCCGGCCTCGCCTCGATCATGATCGCGGTGGTGTTCCTCTATATCGTCTCGGCGATTTTTATCCTTGGCGGCGAACTCAACGCGTCGATCACGCGCTATTTGGAAGCGCGGGCCCGCGTTGGAGCCTGA
- a CDS encoding disulfide bond formation protein B: protein MSRTLTQPTSSVQTATALILLVGMAAVVGSALGFEHLGGYMPCKLCLEQRTPYYVGVPLMAIAALSSALHLPAVITRGLLLIGGLLMAYGLYLGVFHSGVEWAWWAGPTDCGAVSAPATGGTGGVLDSLNTVIPPSCDKAALRILGLSLAGWNAIASLILTIIAFRGATGKA, encoded by the coding sequence ATGTCGCGCACCCTCACCCAGCCCACCAGCAGCGTCCAGACAGCGACCGCGCTCATCCTTCTTGTCGGCATGGCTGCGGTTGTCGGCTCGGCACTCGGTTTCGAGCATCTCGGCGGCTACATGCCCTGCAAGCTCTGCCTCGAACAGCGCACGCCCTATTATGTCGGCGTGCCGCTGATGGCGATTGCGGCGCTGTCTTCCGCGCTGCATCTGCCGGCGGTGATCACGCGCGGCCTGCTGCTCATCGGCGGCTTGCTGATGGCCTATGGGCTTTACCTCGGCGTCTTTCATTCCGGCGTCGAATGGGCCTGGTGGGCCGGCCCGACCGATTGCGGCGCGGTTTCGGCCCCCGCGACCGGCGGCACGGGCGGCGTGCTCGATTCGCTCAACACCGTCATCCCGCCATCCTGCGACAAGGCCGCGCTGCGCATCCTCGGCCTGTCGCTCGCCGGCTGGAACGCCATCGCCAGCCTGATCCTGACGATCATCGCGTTTCGCGGCGCGACCGGGAAAGCATGA
- the gluQRS gene encoding tRNA glutamyl-Q(34) synthetase GluQRS, producing MTNTPAIPVFRFAPSPNGELHLGHAYSALLNAKLARAQGGRLLLRIEDIDTIRCTPEFEAGIFRDLAWLGLTWEEPVRRQSDHFAEYEAMLQRLIREELVYPAFMSRGEIRAHIAESEKRGRDWPRDPDGAPLYPATDKALSPSERRRRIEDGVPFAWRLDTEAAIARLVKPLSWTEFTDETLSATNEIEARPQDWGDVIVARKEIPTSYHLSVVADDALQGVSHVVRGRDLYAATGIQRLLQHLLGLPAPVYFHHRLIPGPDGRKLSKSFGDTGLAALRENGATPTEVRRLVGL from the coding sequence GTGACCAACACTCCTGCCATACCGGTCTTTCGCTTTGCGCCGAGCCCGAATGGCGAGCTTCATCTCGGCCATGCCTATTCGGCACTGCTCAATGCGAAGCTCGCCCGGGCCCAAGGCGGGCGCCTGCTGTTGCGCATAGAGGACATCGACACGATCCGCTGCACGCCGGAATTCGAGGCCGGCATTTTTCGCGATCTGGCGTGGCTTGGTCTGACATGGGAGGAACCCGTTCGCCGCCAGTCAGACCATTTCGCGGAATACGAGGCCATGCTGCAAAGGCTGATCCGCGAGGAACTCGTCTATCCGGCTTTCATGAGCCGGGGCGAAATCCGCGCCCATATCGCCGAGAGCGAGAAGCGCGGCAGGGATTGGCCGCGCGACCCGGACGGCGCGCCGCTCTATCCGGCCACCGACAAGGCGCTTTCACCATCCGAGCGCAGAAGACGCATCGAGGATGGCGTGCCTTTCGCCTGGCGGCTCGACACCGAAGCGGCAATCGCCCGTTTGGTCAAACCCCTGTCGTGGACCGAATTCACCGACGAGACGCTGAGCGCCACGAACGAGATCGAAGCCCGTCCTCAGGACTGGGGCGACGTCATCGTCGCACGCAAGGAAATCCCGACCAGCTATCATCTGTCGGTCGTGGCGGACGATGCGCTGCAGGGCGTCAGCCACGTCGTGCGCGGCCGTGACCTCTATGCCGCGACCGGCATCCAGCGGTTGTTGCAGCACCTGCTTGGCCTGCCCGCGCCCGTCTATTTCCATCACCGCCTGATCCCCGGGCCGGACGGGCGAAAGCTATCGAAGAGTTTTGGCGACACCGGGCTGGCGGCGCTCAGGGAAAATGGCGCGACGCCCACGGAAGTAAGGCGTCTCGTCGGACTGTGA
- a CDS encoding HNH endonuclease yields the protein MTVAVSPDGLPALVLNADYRPLSYYPLSLWSWQDAIKAVFLDRVNIVAEYEHSVSSPSFSMKLPSVVSLKSYVKPSRHPAFTRFNVFLRDRFQCQYCGTPEDLTFDHVIPRHRGGATTWENVVAACSPCNLRKGGMMPAHAKMWPMQKPYHPTVHDLHNNGRMFPPNYLHESWMDYLYWDVELEP from the coding sequence GTGACGGTTGCCGTATCTCCGGATGGGCTTCCAGCGCTGGTGCTGAACGCGGATTACCGCCCGCTCAGCTATTACCCCCTGTCGCTCTGGTCGTGGCAGGACGCCATCAAGGCTGTCTTCCTCGACCGCGTGAACATCGTTGCCGAATACGAACATTCGGTGTCCTCGCCATCCTTCTCGATGAAGCTGCCGAGCGTCGTCAGCCTGAAAAGCTACGTCAAGCCGTCGCGTCACCCGGCGTTTACGCGCTTCAACGTTTTCCTGCGCGACCGCTTCCAGTGCCAGTATTGCGGCACGCCCGAGGACCTGACCTTCGACCACGTCATCCCCCGCCATCGCGGCGGCGCCACGACCTGGGAGAACGTCGTTGCGGCCTGCTCGCCCTGCAATCTGCGCAAAGGCGGCATGATGCCGGCCCACGCCAAGATGTGGCCGATGCAGAAGCCATACCACCCGACCGTGCACGACCTGCACAACAACGGCCGGATGTTCCCACCCAACTATCTGCACGAAAGCTGGATGGATTATCTATACTGGGATGTCGAGCTGGAGCCGTAA
- a CDS encoding twin transmembrane helix small protein, with amino-acid sequence MATVFNILAVMVMVIVVIVLIRGLANMMRGGSSTTSNKLMQARVLLQFIALVLILLAVYFNRS; translated from the coding sequence ATGGCAACCGTCTTCAACATCCTTGCCGTCATGGTCATGGTCATCGTGGTGATCGTGCTGATCCGCGGCCTCGCCAACATGATGCGCGGCGGCTCCAGCACCACCTCGAACAAGCTGATGCAGGCGCGCGTGCTCCTGCAGTTCATTGCGCTGGTTCTCATCCTGCTGGCGGTCTACTTCAACCGCAGCTGA
- a CDS encoding cob(I)yrinic acid a,c-diamide adenosyltransferase, with the protein MVKLNKIYTRTGDDGTTGLGTGERRLKSDTRVDAYGTVDEANACIGLARVHTGAEHPEIDAMLARIQNDLFDLGADLATPDDGKPLGYEPLRIIPSQVERVEADIDLLNKDLQPLRSFVLSGGSPAAAALHLARTVARRAERIMVALAQDPAEHVNRDGIKYINRVSDFLFVAARVVNDNGNADVLWVPGKNR; encoded by the coding sequence ATGGTCAAGCTCAACAAGATCTACACCCGCACCGGCGACGACGGCACCACCGGCCTCGGCACCGGCGAGCGCCGGCTGAAATCGGACACGCGTGTCGACGCCTATGGCACGGTCGACGAGGCCAATGCCTGCATCGGACTGGCGCGCGTGCATACGGGAGCCGAACACCCCGAAATCGACGCCATGCTCGCCCGCATCCAGAACGACCTGTTCGATCTCGGCGCCGACCTTGCAACGCCCGACGACGGCAAGCCGCTCGGCTATGAGCCGCTGCGCATCATCCCCTCGCAAGTGGAACGGGTGGAAGCCGACATCGACCTCCTGAACAAGGATCTGCAGCCGCTGCGCTCCTTCGTGCTCTCCGGCGGATCGCCGGCGGCTGCCGCACTTCATCTTGCCCGCACCGTGGCACGGCGGGCCGAGCGCATCATGGTGGCGCTGGCGCAGGATCCGGCCGAGCACGTCAACCGCGACGGCATAAAATACATCAACCGCGTCTCGGATTTCCTGTTCGTTGCCGCCCGTGTCGTCAATGACAACGGAAATGCCGATGTGCTATGGGTGCCGGGCAAGAACAGGTAA
- a CDS encoding rhomboid family intramembrane serine protease, with protein sequence MFIPLHDANSLKYIKHQYVTIGLIAANVIIYLFTAFESEQAAQATVLGLGYIPSVSFGLAELPPGYALVPEPLTYVTYAFLHGDIFHLGGNMLFLWVFGDNVEDALGHIKYLIFYLLCAISGAVVHGLIAPESQMPLIGASGAIAGIVAAYLILHPRVKVWILAFARIPLRIPAYITLGLWIIFQFSMLALGGEDQISWACHAGGIIAGAILVLILRRRDVPILDREIVTPRAVKVEQPSAVAPVEAQPTTRWGRQ encoded by the coding sequence ATGTTCATTCCGCTGCATGACGCCAACAGCCTCAAATACATCAAGCATCAATATGTGACGATCGGGCTGATCGCGGCCAACGTCATCATCTACCTGTTCACTGCCTTTGAGAGCGAGCAGGCAGCGCAGGCCACGGTGCTTGGCCTCGGTTACATTCCCTCCGTGTCCTTCGGCCTGGCCGAACTGCCGCCCGGCTACGCGCTGGTGCCCGAGCCGCTGACCTATGTCACCTACGCCTTCCTGCATGGCGACATCTTCCACCTCGGCGGCAACATGCTGTTCCTCTGGGTGTTCGGCGACAATGTCGAGGATGCGCTCGGCCACATCAAATATCTGATCTTCTATCTGCTGTGCGCAATCTCGGGTGCCGTTGTGCATGGCTTGATAGCGCCGGAGTCTCAGATGCCGCTGATCGGCGCGTCGGGCGCGATTGCCGGCATCGTCGCCGCCTATCTCATTTTGCACCCGCGCGTGAAGGTGTGGATCCTGGCCTTCGCCCGCATACCGCTGCGCATTCCGGCCTATATCACCCTTGGACTGTGGATCATTTTCCAGTTCTCGATGCTGGCGCTCGGCGGAGAAGACCAGATTTCCTGGGCCTGCCATGCCGGCGGCATCATCGCCGGCGCGATCCTGGTTCTGATCCTGCGCCGGCGCGACGTGCCGATCCTCGATCGGGAGATCGTGACGCCACGTGCGGTCAAGGTCGAACAGCCAAGCGCGGTCGCCCCTGTCGAGGCACAGCCGACGACGCGTTGGGGAAGACAGTAA
- a CDS encoding SDR family oxidoreductase: MASDGGTTTAPTQKLRTIIVTGASSGIGAHCARALKSDGWRVFATARKPEDIAALTAEGFEAFYLDYREADSIAALVEAVLERTGGTLDALFNNGAHAQAGAVEDLPVEALREQFEANFFGWHDLTRRIVPVMRAQGHGRIVHCSSILGLTPVKWRGAYAASKHALEGLMLCMRAELQGSGIEVSLIEPGPIESKIASNGLAWFVKNIDHENSVHRKDYEGQLARLRAGGSKSRLKLKPDAVYAVLRHALLSPKPRPHYVVTTPAKIGVILKRILPASLFYRVLASQA, encoded by the coding sequence ATGGCAAGTGATGGTGGAACAACGACCGCGCCAACGCAAAAGTTGCGCACGATTATCGTGACCGGCGCCTCCTCGGGCATCGGCGCTCATTGCGCACGCGCCCTGAAATCCGACGGATGGCGGGTTTTCGCCACGGCGCGAAAACCCGAAGACATCGCGGCACTGACGGCGGAAGGTTTCGAGGCCTTCTATCTCGATTATCGCGAAGCTGATTCGATCGCCGCACTCGTCGAAGCGGTGCTGGAACGCACCGGCGGCACGCTCGACGCGCTTTTCAACAACGGCGCCCATGCTCAGGCAGGTGCCGTCGAGGATTTGCCGGTGGAGGCGCTGCGCGAGCAGTTCGAGGCGAATTTCTTCGGCTGGCACGATCTGACCCGGCGCATCGTGCCGGTCATGCGGGCGCAAGGTCACGGCCGCATCGTCCATTGCTCGTCGATCCTCGGCCTGACGCCCGTCAAATGGCGCGGCGCCTATGCAGCATCGAAACATGCGCTCGAAGGCCTGATGCTGTGCATGCGGGCCGAGCTGCAAGGCTCCGGCATCGAAGTGTCGCTGATCGAACCCGGCCCGATCGAATCGAAGATCGCCTCGAATGGGCTGGCATGGTTCGTGAAGAACATCGATCACGAGAACTCGGTGCACCGGAAGGACTATGAGGGCCAGCTGGCACGCCTGCGGGCGGGTGGATCGAAGTCGCGGCTCAAGCTCAAGCCGGACGCGGTTTATGCGGTATTGCGCCACGCCCTCCTATCGCCCAAACCGAGACCGCATTATGTGGTGACGACGCCGGCTAAAATCGGCGTTATCCTGAAACGTATCCTGCCCGCTTCGCTGTTTTACCGCGTGCTCGCGTCGCAGGCCTGA
- a CDS encoding electron transfer flavoprotein subunit alpha/FixB family protein — MAILLIAEHDNASLSDQTAKALSAALKIGSDVDVLVAGKGAKAAADAAAKLKGVRKVLLVEADELEQRLAEPLAATVVALAGSYDTIIAPATASGKNVSPRIAALLDVAQISEIIEVVSADTFKRPIYAGNAIQTVQSTDAKKVITVRTASFQAAGEGGSAAVETANAAANPGLSTFIENRLSDNDRPELTSAKIIISGGRALGSSEKFQEVILPVADKLGAAVGASRAAVDAGYAPNDWQVGQTGKVVAPDLYIAVGISGAIQHLAGMKDSKVIVAINKDEEAPIFQVADYGLVGDLFTILPELEKAL; from the coding sequence ATGGCAATTCTCCTCATCGCCGAACATGACAATGCATCGCTGTCGGACCAGACCGCCAAGGCGCTGTCGGCAGCCCTGAAGATCGGCTCGGATGTCGACGTCCTGGTCGCCGGCAAGGGCGCCAAGGCAGCGGCAGATGCCGCCGCCAAGCTGAAGGGCGTGCGCAAGGTCCTGCTGGTCGAGGCCGACGAACTCGAGCAGCGCCTCGCCGAGCCGCTGGCGGCGACCGTCGTTGCACTCGCCGGCTCTTATGACACGATCATCGCCCCGGCCACCGCCTCGGGCAAGAACGTGTCGCCGCGCATCGCAGCCCTGCTCGACGTCGCGCAGATCTCGGAAATCATCGAGGTCGTCTCGGCCGACACCTTCAAACGTCCGATCTATGCCGGCAACGCCATCCAGACGGTGCAGTCGACCGACGCCAAGAAGGTCATCACGGTGCGCACGGCTTCCTTCCAGGCAGCGGGCGAAGGCGGTTCGGCTGCGGTCGAGACGGCAAATGCAGCCGCCAATCCGGGCCTGTCGACCTTCATCGAGAACAGGCTGTCCGACAATGACCGCCCGGAACTGACCTCGGCCAAGATCATCATCTCGGGCGGCCGTGCGCTCGGCTCCTCGGAGAAGTTCCAGGAAGTCATCCTGCCGGTTGCCGACAAGCTCGGTGCCGCTGTCGGCGCTTCCCGCGCTGCCGTCGATGCCGGCTATGCGCCCAACGACTGGCAGGTCGGCCAGACCGGCAAGGTGGTCGCCCCCGACCTCTACATCGCGGTCGGCATTTCCGGCGCGATCCAGCATCTGGCCGGTATGAAGGACTCGAAGGTCATCGTCGCCATCAACAAGGACGAGGAAGCACCGATCTTCCAGGTCGCAGACTACGGCCTCGTCGGCGACCTCTTCACCATCCTGCCGGAGCTTGAAAAGGCGCTTTGA
- a CDS encoding DMT family transporter codes for MPLLKRFIPATFVLLWSTGFIGARYAMPWAEPFTFLAARFVIAFVILGALMAILGARGMDRRAALHAATAGALIHGVYLGGVFWAIHQGLPAGLAALIASLQPLVTALFAGKLLGEEIRPRHWIGLAVGFVGVIVVLSPKLGTLGGGVTWQTLTAATIGMAAITAGTIWQKRFVTGGDLVTGTFYQYVGGAAVMLLASLAFETHTVTINGELIFAMAWLVLVLSIGAVFLLMAMIRDGEMSKVSSLFYLVPAVTAIMAWALFGEQLTLVQLAGMALATFGVGLATAANPKAQAPTRARASK; via the coding sequence ATGCCTCTGCTCAAGCGGTTCATACCCGCCACTTTCGTCCTGCTTTGGTCGACCGGCTTCATCGGCGCGCGCTATGCGATGCCCTGGGCGGAGCCTTTCACCTTTTTGGCCGCGCGCTTCGTGATCGCCTTCGTCATTCTCGGCGCCCTGATGGCAATCCTTGGTGCGCGCGGAATGGACCGCCGCGCAGCGCTGCATGCGGCAACCGCCGGCGCGCTGATACATGGCGTCTATCTCGGCGGCGTCTTCTGGGCCATCCACCAGGGCCTGCCGGCGGGGCTTGCCGCCCTCATCGCCAGCCTCCAGCCGCTGGTGACCGCGCTGTTTGCCGGAAAGCTTCTCGGCGAGGAAATCCGCCCGCGCCACTGGATCGGCCTGGCGGTCGGCTTTGTCGGTGTCATCGTCGTGCTGTCGCCGAAACTCGGCACGCTTGGCGGCGGCGTGACCTGGCAGACGCTGACGGCCGCCACCATCGGCATGGCCGCAATCACTGCCGGCACCATCTGGCAGAAGCGCTTCGTCACCGGCGGTGATCTGGTGACGGGTACGTTCTATCAATATGTCGGCGGCGCAGCCGTGATGCTGCTCGCCTCGCTCGCCTTCGAGACGCACACGGTGACGATAAACGGCGAACTGATCTTCGCCATGGCATGGCTGGTGCTGGTGCTGTCGATAGGCGCGGTGTTCCTGCTGATGGCGATGATCCGCGACGGCGAGATGTCGAAGGTCTCATCGCTGTTTTATCTCGTGCCGGCGGTCACCGCGATCATGGCCTGGGCGCTGTTCGGCGAGCAACTGACGCTGGTGCAGCTTGCCGGCATGGCGCTGGCGACTTTTGGTGTGGGGCTGGCCACGGCGGCGAACCCGAAGGCTCAGGCTCCAACGCGGGCCCGCGCTTCCAAATAG